The proteins below are encoded in one region of Drosophila santomea strain STO CAGO 1482 chromosome 2R, Prin_Dsan_1.1, whole genome shotgun sequence:
- the LOC120446002 gene encoding uncharacterized protein LOC120446002 isoform X8: MIYGYNFFLAIVNIANRFPIYEMEHLDLAGYLDHTPQCWNSLGAFPEEDAVYLSSSRQMLEPILEETSEDEERARSSLIVSLENRSTLWSSTESETGSVLRIEIIKADVDAVSERDFFCPPKRPRRSLDLNSIQISEDSVQLRRPMSYDSEHHNSFERFLALEACGRDSYGSQGQRSSIGSRRGGTFEDFYSDKDSSHSLSRSSSLVQFESLERQLTLQEQHHNMSSLRNSSPSLNSESGASTRARTRDNSPDSRKGSAPTLSLLKRYESSEYSRLHQTYYELNNLNFEYKQKEDFLSKRLPEAELKSDLENCSSSSSDSSGHSLLSSCLVPVEAVTTEKEKKDGASSRQVPLNSAESLSEDSGYCEPRTLKREKSKSILQNFDKLCEEDEELLLLEEGAPHSRDLKDFCQTEIEQTVDATALACSPSSINSSPERASSESPLPSPTGSASTSSASFTWLHNSLPDIREPRSPLSVEINNSKPKGNGRTLATTSQNSSSTRSSSSVDSCDGLSLLGPTHSLNELHHLERRRRRRHIQPSQRNYHSNSSSEELEGLDNLFVACPSLPRIRRSSSWNERVKIVGGVASTGYLNASYLNLTLLNYTDNRLPAEPLQNNLKRSKAEEMSKKSNIACESYEHMICKGNFLLDEISKVYDKNVSILTDKPVLETKLDAPEEYDSNASNGLSMVQHVQLNIKPPQRQKHSNQQLPVAMTFNGLVKTFDQDPTNLRTSYTQSLEQCHHDEQEMAKTASCPPPAISKRFLSKRRFQTQSSAAKQRNLVSSTPNLAACNVGLQESEYDIYVSSAHASMHQLPQTPTQQKPLGILLQAGSRHSFGKEVSFCPVVSKYCWQEQSSEEPTEDHFHSSEGEQGPSDDELMDPTLVDNTRENENIVTLFKPEQAHRLRESAIAQKLTAFHTNPLLSAFTHSLFEESVNGKNKAILATPNCRDQRTEAKTALEPEPALSSTVSLKPCAVACSSFQEEIPSDATKEPPSATARPLSLPILSEPPTNRAHHILHSSQQLKRYESRASPINKMPPTSKLSSQATAVDRTYEKHPTSKSLFSKFAHGLRFSLRRKKKQQQQDPSRVKASPGKELRQSPEDVQSVAFVDIPLKPPRSSQCDRLLDSVASEARSGNVHSWQPQEQLVKTSTLQRVTGKPPLPKMPPRSGILAHAPPETTGEAVNFHRAMALPSVESEQYNHFTGQLMANVKATKMRDTGLSSQAVVAEEAHTVNRLAGNCNANRPTVVTAVPVSVAPVEDVGKMGLIETNLDTHETVISGKTRSLMDITCNPLSMPHKRYIIKRLNVNSVAYDVDEPGGEVKPSSGGMASVRRPHKSMEFLLDKENQKNVLVLAGKQLCWHTDLRLPADTRY; the protein is encoded by the exons ATGATATATGGTTACAACTTTTTCCTTGCGATTGTCAACATTGCTAATAGATTTCCTATCTATGAAATGGAGCATTTAGATCTTGCTGGCTATCTTGACCACACGCCTCAATGCTGGAACAGTCTGGGAGCATTTCCAGAGGAAG ATGCTGTGTACTTGTCAAGCTCTCGACAAATGTTGGAACCCATCTTGGAGGAGACCAGCGAGGATGAGGAACGTGCCCGAAGTAGCTTGATTGTAAGCCTAGAAAACCGCTCCACGCTCTGGAGTTCTACGGAGTCTGAAACTGGATCCGTACTAcgcatagaaataattaagG CAGATGTCGATGCTGTTTCTGAAAGGGACTTTTTCTGCCCACCCAAGCGACCAAGGCGCAGCCTTGACTTAAATTCTATCCAGATTTCAGAAGATAGCGTCCAACTGCGCCGCCCCATGTCTTACGATTCCGAGCATCACAATAGCTTTGAACGCTTTCTGGCTTTAGAGGCATGTGGACGCGATAGCTACGGAAGCCAGGGCCAACGAAGCAGCATAGGCAGTAGGCGAGGGGGAACTTTCGAAGATTTTTATTCCGACAAGGACTCCTCCCACTCGCTATCTCGCAGTTCCTCCCTGGTACAGTTTGAGTCATTGGAACGGCAGCTCACGCTCCAGGAGCAGCATCACAATATGAGCAGTCTGCGTAACAGTTCGCCCTCGCTCAACAGCGAGTCTGGTGCGTCAACGCGAGCCAGGACCAGGGACAACAGTCCAGATAGTAGGAAGGGATCGGCCCCAACGCTGTCCCTGTTAAAACGTTATGAATCCAGCGAGTATAGTCGTCTGCATCAGACATACTATGAGCTAAACAATCTTAATTTTGAATATAAGCAAAAAGAGGATTTTCTCTCCAAAAGACTCCCAGAGGCGGAGCTTAAATCTGATTTAGAGAACTGCTCAAGCTCCTCCAGCGATAGTAGTGGTCACAGCCTTCTAAGCTCATGTCTTGTTCCCGTAGAAGCTGTTACAacagaaaaggaaaaaaaggacGGGGCTTCCTCCCGGCAAGTTCCCCTCAACTCAGCTGAGAGCCTGTCCGAAGACTCGGGCTATTGCGAGCCAAGAACGCTAAAGCGGGAAAAGTCTAAATCAATACTACAGAATTTCGACAAGCTTTGCGAAGAGGacgaggagctgctgctgctggaggaggGCGCCCCGCATTCTCGCGACTTAAAAGATTTCTGTCAGACCGAAATAGAACAGACTGTGGACGCGACTGCATTAGCATGCTCTCCGTCGTCTATAAATAGTTCCCCGGAGAGGGCCAGCTCCGAATCGCCGTTGCCGTCTCCGACCGGATCGGCATCAACGTCGTCTGCCTCGTTCACTTGGCTGCACAACAGTTTGCCCGATATCCGCGAGCCACGAAGTCCACTCTCTGTAGAAATTAACAATTCCAAACCCAAGGGAAACGGCAGAACTCTGGCCACCACCAGCCAAAACAGTAGCAGCACCCGGAGCAGCAGTTCCGTCGATAGCTGTGACGGTTTATCACTTCTAGGCCCCACCCATTCACTTAACGAGCTCCATCATCTTGAACGGAGGCGACGCCGACGTCACATTCAACCTAGCCAGAGAAACTATCACAGCAATAGCTCCAGTGAGGAACTGGAGGGCCTGGACAACTTATTTGTTGCTTGCCCTAGCCTGCCAAGAATTCGACGCAGCTCCAGTTGGAACGAACGCGTTAAAATAGTAGGGGGTGTGGCAAGTACCGGATATTTGAACGCCAGTTACCTAAACCTAACTCTATTAAACTACACGGATAACCGGCTGCCGGCAGAGCCCCTTCAAAACAACCTAAAGAGGAGCAAAGCAGAAGAAATGTCGAAAAAGAGCAACATTGCCTGCGAAAGCTACGAGCACATGATTTGTAAGGGAAATTTTTTGCTGGATGAGATCAGCAAGGTATATGACAAAAATGTGTCTATACTGACGGATAAGCCAGTGCTGGAGACCAAACTCGATGCGCCAGAGGAATATGATTCAAATGCCTCCAATGGGCTTTCGATGGTGCAGCACGTTCAGCTAAACATAAAGCCGCCACAGCGCCAGAAACATTCAAATCAACAGCTGCCAGTCGCCATGACTTTTAATGGCCTTGTGAAAACATTTGACCAGGATCCCACTAATTTGCGAACGTCTTACACCCAGAGCCTAGAGCAGTGCCACCATGACGAGcaagaaatggcaaaaactgCTTCGTGCCCGCCGCCAGCCATCTCAAAAAGATTCCTGTCCAAGCGGCGATTCCAAACGCAATCGTCGGCCGCTAAGCAGCGAAATCTCGTAAGCAGCACGCCTAATCTCGCTGCCTGCAACGTCGGGCTACAGGAGTCCGAATACGATATCTACGTAAGCAGTGCTCACGCCTCGATGCACCAGTTGCCGCAGACACCAACGCAACAGAAGCCACTGGGAATTCTGCTACAAGCTGGATCGCGTCATTCTTTCGGCAAGGAGGTAAGCTTTTGCCCAGTGGTAAGCAAGTACTGTTGGCAGGAGCAGTCCTCTGAGGAGCCGACCGAGGACCACTTCCATTCCAGCGAGGGCGAGCAGGGCCCGAGCGACGACGAACTTATGGACCCCACTTTGGTGGACAACACCAGAGAGAACGAAAACATCGTTACGCTTTTCAAACCAGAGCAGGCGCATCGTCTAAGAGAGTCGGCGATCGCACAAAAG CTTACCGCTTTCCATACCAATCCGCTCTTATCCGCTTTCACACACTCATTATTTGAAGAGAGCGTCAAcggcaaaaacaaagcaatttTAGCCACACCCAATTGCCGCGATCAAAGAACCGAAGCTAAGACCGCCCTGGAACCTGAGCCCGCTTTAAGCAGCACAGTCAGTCTAAAACCTTGTGCCGTTGCGTGCTCATCTTTTCAAGAAGAAATTCCGAGCGATGCCACTAAGGAACCTCCTTCTGCGACAGCACGACCTCTCAGCCTGCCAATCCTCAGCGAGCCGCCCACCAACCGCGCGCACCACATCCTGCACTCATCCCAGCAGCTAAAGCGCTACGAATCGAGGGCGTCTCCGATTAACAAGATGCCGCCGACCAGCAAACTAAGCTCGCAGGCCACGGCTGTCGACAGGACGTATGAAAAACACCCAACCTCCAAAAGCCTCTTCTCCAAGTTTGCCCACGGACTTCGATTTTCTTTACGTCGCAAaaagaagcagcaacaacaagacCCATCGCGCGTCAAAGCGTCGCCCGGAAAGGAGTTGAGGCAGAGTCCCGAGGACGTCCAATCGGTCGCCTTTGTGGACATCCCTTTAAAGCCGCCAAGAAGTTCGCAATGTGACCGACTGCTCGATTCTGTCGCGTCCGAGGCTAGGAGTGGCAACGTGCACAGCTGGCAGCCTCAGGAACAGCTGGTCAAGACCTCAACCCTGCAAAGGGTGACTGGCAAGCCGCCACTGCCCAAGATGCCACCACGTAGTGGCATCCTGGCGCATGCGCCTCCGGAAACGACTGGTGAAGCCGTCAATTTCCATCGCGCCATGGCGTTGCCGAGCGTCGAAAGTGAACAGTACAATCATTTTACCGGACAGTTGATGGCTAATGTcaaagcaacaaaaatgaGGGACACCGGGCTCAGCTCGCAGGCAGTAGTCGCTGAAGAGGCACATACAGTTAATCGACTGGCCGGAAACTGCAACGCTAATAGGCCCACAGTAGTTACCGCTGTTCCGGTTTCTGTTGCTCCCGTCGAAGATGTCGGCAAAATGGGTTTGATCGAGACCAATTTAGATACTCATGAAACGGTTATTTCGGGAAAGACACGTTCCCTTATGGATATAACTTGCAACCCGCTTAGCATGCCGCACAAGCGATACATTATAAAGCGTCTAAATGTAAACAGCGTTGCGTATGACGTGGATGAACCGGGCGGAGAGGTTAAACCCTCATCAGGTGGAATGGCATCCGTACGCAGACCGCACAAGAGTATGGAATTTCTGCTGGACAAGGAGAaccagaaaaatgttttg
- the LOC120446002 gene encoding uncharacterized protein LOC120446002 isoform X9, whose product MIYGYNFFLAIVNIANRFPIYEMEHLDLAGYLDHTPQCWNSLGAFPEEDAVYLSSSRQMLEPILEETSEDEERARSSLIVSLENRSTLWSSTESETGSVLRIEIIKADVDAVSERDFFCPPKRPRRSLDLNSIQISEDSVQLRRPMSYDSEHHNSFERFLALEACGRDSYGSQGQRSSIGSRRGGTFEDFYSDKDSSHSLSRSSSLVQFESLERQLTLQEQHHNMSSLRNSSPSLNSESGASTRARTRDNSPDSRKGSAPTLSLLKRYESSEYSRLHQTYYELNNLNFEYKQKEDFLSKRLPEAELKSDLENCSSSSSDSSGHSLLSSCLVPVEAVTTEKEKKDGASSRQVPLNSAESLSEDSGYCEPRTLKREKSKSILQNFDKLCEEDEELLLLEEGAPHSRDLKDFCQTEIEQTVDATALACSPSSINSSPERASSESPLPSPTGSASTSSASFTWLHNSLPDIREPRSPLSVEINNSKPKGNGRTLATTSQNSSSTRSSSSVDSCDGLSLLGPTHSLNELHHLERRRRRRHIQPSQRNYHSNSSSEELEGLDNLFVACPSLPRIRRSSSWNERVKIVGGVASTGYLNASYLNLTLLNYTDNRLPAEPLQNNLKRSKAEEMSKKSNIACESYEHMICKGNFLLDEISKVYDKNVSILTDKPVLETKLDAPEEYDSNASNGLSMVQHVQLNIKPPQRQKHSNQQLPVAMTFNGLVKTFDQDPTNLRTSYTQSLEQCHHDEQEMAKTASCPPPAISKRFLSKRRFQTQSSAAKQRNLVSSTPNLAACNVGLQESEYDIYVSSAHASMHQLPQTPTQQKPLGILLQAGSRHSFGKEVSFCPVVSKYCWQEQSSEEPTEDHFHSSEGEQGPSDDELMDPTLVDNTRENENIVTLFKPEQAHRLRESAIAQKLTAFHTNPLLSAFTHSLFEESVNGKNKAILATPNCRDQRTEAKTALEPEPALSSTVSLKPCAVACSSFQEEIPSDATKEPPSATARPLSLPILSEPPTNRAHHILHSSQQLKRYESRASPINKMPPTSKLSSQATAVDRTYEKHPTSKSLFSKFAHGLRFSLRRKKKQQQQDPSRVKASPGKELRQSPEDVQSVAFVDIPLKPPRSSQCDRLLDSVASEARSGNVHSWQPQEQLVKTSTLQRVTGKPPLPKMPPRSGILAHAPPETTGEAVNFHRAMALPSVESEQYNHFTGQLMANVKATKMRDTGLSSQAVVAEEAHTVNRLAGNCNANRPTVVTAVPVSVAPVEDVGKMGLIETNLDTHETVISGKTRSLMDITCNPLSMPHKRYIIKRLNVNSVAYDVDEPGGEVKPSSGGMASVRRPHKSMEFLLDKENQKNVLSGQFAANPTDSSALHTSSQ is encoded by the exons ATGATATATGGTTACAACTTTTTCCTTGCGATTGTCAACATTGCTAATAGATTTCCTATCTATGAAATGGAGCATTTAGATCTTGCTGGCTATCTTGACCACACGCCTCAATGCTGGAACAGTCTGGGAGCATTTCCAGAGGAAG ATGCTGTGTACTTGTCAAGCTCTCGACAAATGTTGGAACCCATCTTGGAGGAGACCAGCGAGGATGAGGAACGTGCCCGAAGTAGCTTGATTGTAAGCCTAGAAAACCGCTCCACGCTCTGGAGTTCTACGGAGTCTGAAACTGGATCCGTACTAcgcatagaaataattaagG CAGATGTCGATGCTGTTTCTGAAAGGGACTTTTTCTGCCCACCCAAGCGACCAAGGCGCAGCCTTGACTTAAATTCTATCCAGATTTCAGAAGATAGCGTCCAACTGCGCCGCCCCATGTCTTACGATTCCGAGCATCACAATAGCTTTGAACGCTTTCTGGCTTTAGAGGCATGTGGACGCGATAGCTACGGAAGCCAGGGCCAACGAAGCAGCATAGGCAGTAGGCGAGGGGGAACTTTCGAAGATTTTTATTCCGACAAGGACTCCTCCCACTCGCTATCTCGCAGTTCCTCCCTGGTACAGTTTGAGTCATTGGAACGGCAGCTCACGCTCCAGGAGCAGCATCACAATATGAGCAGTCTGCGTAACAGTTCGCCCTCGCTCAACAGCGAGTCTGGTGCGTCAACGCGAGCCAGGACCAGGGACAACAGTCCAGATAGTAGGAAGGGATCGGCCCCAACGCTGTCCCTGTTAAAACGTTATGAATCCAGCGAGTATAGTCGTCTGCATCAGACATACTATGAGCTAAACAATCTTAATTTTGAATATAAGCAAAAAGAGGATTTTCTCTCCAAAAGACTCCCAGAGGCGGAGCTTAAATCTGATTTAGAGAACTGCTCAAGCTCCTCCAGCGATAGTAGTGGTCACAGCCTTCTAAGCTCATGTCTTGTTCCCGTAGAAGCTGTTACAacagaaaaggaaaaaaaggacGGGGCTTCCTCCCGGCAAGTTCCCCTCAACTCAGCTGAGAGCCTGTCCGAAGACTCGGGCTATTGCGAGCCAAGAACGCTAAAGCGGGAAAAGTCTAAATCAATACTACAGAATTTCGACAAGCTTTGCGAAGAGGacgaggagctgctgctgctggaggaggGCGCCCCGCATTCTCGCGACTTAAAAGATTTCTGTCAGACCGAAATAGAACAGACTGTGGACGCGACTGCATTAGCATGCTCTCCGTCGTCTATAAATAGTTCCCCGGAGAGGGCCAGCTCCGAATCGCCGTTGCCGTCTCCGACCGGATCGGCATCAACGTCGTCTGCCTCGTTCACTTGGCTGCACAACAGTTTGCCCGATATCCGCGAGCCACGAAGTCCACTCTCTGTAGAAATTAACAATTCCAAACCCAAGGGAAACGGCAGAACTCTGGCCACCACCAGCCAAAACAGTAGCAGCACCCGGAGCAGCAGTTCCGTCGATAGCTGTGACGGTTTATCACTTCTAGGCCCCACCCATTCACTTAACGAGCTCCATCATCTTGAACGGAGGCGACGCCGACGTCACATTCAACCTAGCCAGAGAAACTATCACAGCAATAGCTCCAGTGAGGAACTGGAGGGCCTGGACAACTTATTTGTTGCTTGCCCTAGCCTGCCAAGAATTCGACGCAGCTCCAGTTGGAACGAACGCGTTAAAATAGTAGGGGGTGTGGCAAGTACCGGATATTTGAACGCCAGTTACCTAAACCTAACTCTATTAAACTACACGGATAACCGGCTGCCGGCAGAGCCCCTTCAAAACAACCTAAAGAGGAGCAAAGCAGAAGAAATGTCGAAAAAGAGCAACATTGCCTGCGAAAGCTACGAGCACATGATTTGTAAGGGAAATTTTTTGCTGGATGAGATCAGCAAGGTATATGACAAAAATGTGTCTATACTGACGGATAAGCCAGTGCTGGAGACCAAACTCGATGCGCCAGAGGAATATGATTCAAATGCCTCCAATGGGCTTTCGATGGTGCAGCACGTTCAGCTAAACATAAAGCCGCCACAGCGCCAGAAACATTCAAATCAACAGCTGCCAGTCGCCATGACTTTTAATGGCCTTGTGAAAACATTTGACCAGGATCCCACTAATTTGCGAACGTCTTACACCCAGAGCCTAGAGCAGTGCCACCATGACGAGcaagaaatggcaaaaactgCTTCGTGCCCGCCGCCAGCCATCTCAAAAAGATTCCTGTCCAAGCGGCGATTCCAAACGCAATCGTCGGCCGCTAAGCAGCGAAATCTCGTAAGCAGCACGCCTAATCTCGCTGCCTGCAACGTCGGGCTACAGGAGTCCGAATACGATATCTACGTAAGCAGTGCTCACGCCTCGATGCACCAGTTGCCGCAGACACCAACGCAACAGAAGCCACTGGGAATTCTGCTACAAGCTGGATCGCGTCATTCTTTCGGCAAGGAGGTAAGCTTTTGCCCAGTGGTAAGCAAGTACTGTTGGCAGGAGCAGTCCTCTGAGGAGCCGACCGAGGACCACTTCCATTCCAGCGAGGGCGAGCAGGGCCCGAGCGACGACGAACTTATGGACCCCACTTTGGTGGACAACACCAGAGAGAACGAAAACATCGTTACGCTTTTCAAACCAGAGCAGGCGCATCGTCTAAGAGAGTCGGCGATCGCACAAAAG CTTACCGCTTTCCATACCAATCCGCTCTTATCCGCTTTCACACACTCATTATTTGAAGAGAGCGTCAAcggcaaaaacaaagcaatttTAGCCACACCCAATTGCCGCGATCAAAGAACCGAAGCTAAGACCGCCCTGGAACCTGAGCCCGCTTTAAGCAGCACAGTCAGTCTAAAACCTTGTGCCGTTGCGTGCTCATCTTTTCAAGAAGAAATTCCGAGCGATGCCACTAAGGAACCTCCTTCTGCGACAGCACGACCTCTCAGCCTGCCAATCCTCAGCGAGCCGCCCACCAACCGCGCGCACCACATCCTGCACTCATCCCAGCAGCTAAAGCGCTACGAATCGAGGGCGTCTCCGATTAACAAGATGCCGCCGACCAGCAAACTAAGCTCGCAGGCCACGGCTGTCGACAGGACGTATGAAAAACACCCAACCTCCAAAAGCCTCTTCTCCAAGTTTGCCCACGGACTTCGATTTTCTTTACGTCGCAAaaagaagcagcaacaacaagacCCATCGCGCGTCAAAGCGTCGCCCGGAAAGGAGTTGAGGCAGAGTCCCGAGGACGTCCAATCGGTCGCCTTTGTGGACATCCCTTTAAAGCCGCCAAGAAGTTCGCAATGTGACCGACTGCTCGATTCTGTCGCGTCCGAGGCTAGGAGTGGCAACGTGCACAGCTGGCAGCCTCAGGAACAGCTGGTCAAGACCTCAACCCTGCAAAGGGTGACTGGCAAGCCGCCACTGCCCAAGATGCCACCACGTAGTGGCATCCTGGCGCATGCGCCTCCGGAAACGACTGGTGAAGCCGTCAATTTCCATCGCGCCATGGCGTTGCCGAGCGTCGAAAGTGAACAGTACAATCATTTTACCGGACAGTTGATGGCTAATGTcaaagcaacaaaaatgaGGGACACCGGGCTCAGCTCGCAGGCAGTAGTCGCTGAAGAGGCACATACAGTTAATCGACTGGCCGGAAACTGCAACGCTAATAGGCCCACAGTAGTTACCGCTGTTCCGGTTTCTGTTGCTCCCGTCGAAGATGTCGGCAAAATGGGTTTGATCGAGACCAATTTAGATACTCATGAAACGGTTATTTCGGGAAAGACACGTTCCCTTATGGATATAACTTGCAACCCGCTTAGCATGCCGCACAAGCGATACATTATAAAGCGTCTAAATGTAAACAGCGTTGCGTATGACGTGGATGAACCGGGCGGAGAGGTTAAACCCTCATCAGGTGGAATGGCATCCGTACGCAGACCGCACAAGAGTATGGAATTTCTGCTGGACAAGGAGAaccagaaaaatgttttg